The Fictibacillus arsenicus genome contains a region encoding:
- a CDS encoding carbamoyl phosphate synthase large subunit yields MPKVSGIKKVLVIGSGPIVIGQAAEFDYSGTQACKALKEEEIQVVLINNNPATIMTDKTFADEIYFEPLTVEYAEQIIQKEKPDGLLATVGGQTGLNLAMDLYENGILQKYGVKLLGTDIQSIKKAEDREEFRALMHKLGEPVPESEIVFSVEEAIGFADKTGYPVIVRPAYTLGGFGGGIAGSKQELTNLVKQGLSASPINQCLIEKSIAGFKEIEYEVMRDENGTCITVCNMENVDPVGVHTGDSVVVAPSQTLTDDEYQSLRKASLTIINALEIVGGCNIQFALHPHTSEYYLIEVNPRVSRSSALASKATGYPIAKIAAKLALGYNLHELKNPVTGTTFASFEPALDYVAVKMPRWPFDKFTDADRKLGTQMKATGEVMALERNMASAFQKAIRSLELKTEGMFLKELAVLEIEVLFKLAAHADDRRFFVVLELLKRGISAEKIHEVTKITPYFLSVFSQMVQMNQMMQKLSLDTIDESQLKMAKKFGFSDHDLSKKWSVSEKEVRSKREEWKITPSYKMVDTCAAEFEAKTTYFYSSWSGVSDKKPEQKKKVAVIGSGPIRIGQGVEFDYCCVHSALALNRLGYEAILINNNPETVSTDYEVSDSLYFEPLTFEDIYNVLQFEGITDVILQFGGQTSINLAEELENAGFHVLGTPADTVDQMEDRDRFYQFLDEIDIPKLDGFTAHNKEETKTFAERLGFPILVRPSYVIGGSGMKVFYSAKELNDFLLNEDVVYPILIDTFLEGKEAEVDVLTDGTDIFIPGIFEHIEGTGVHSGDSLTVTPPQSLTESVQNSLISYSRKIAININYKGLFNIQFAVKGEEVYVIEVNPRASRTAPIMSKITDVNLVQKATELMLGTPLNQLKLEDGHNGQPFITVKAPVYSTIKLSGVSPVLSPVMTSTGEVIGTDNDFTSALLKALKGSGLQLNHFWDFKGSIFIEGDSAKNDLEAWADLGFEIVTKEDMPFYEWIKTDNKAAYINFTDETNSFSAKKAVLERLHVFTRKETAQAYLQAAVLLKNSRKEVLI; encoded by the coding sequence ATGCCTAAAGTATCCGGCATCAAGAAAGTCCTAGTGATAGGCTCAGGACCTATCGTAATAGGGCAAGCAGCAGAATTTGATTATTCAGGGACACAAGCGTGCAAAGCTCTTAAAGAAGAGGAAATTCAAGTCGTCTTAATCAACAACAATCCTGCAACCATCATGACGGATAAGACTTTTGCAGACGAGATTTATTTTGAACCATTAACCGTTGAATATGCAGAACAAATTATTCAAAAAGAAAAGCCTGACGGACTGTTAGCAACTGTAGGAGGTCAAACGGGATTAAACCTAGCGATGGATCTCTATGAAAATGGCATTCTTCAAAAATACGGAGTGAAGCTTTTAGGTACAGATATACAATCCATAAAAAAAGCAGAAGACCGAGAAGAGTTTCGTGCCCTTATGCACAAGCTTGGTGAACCTGTACCAGAAAGTGAAATCGTATTTTCCGTTGAAGAAGCCATTGGATTTGCAGATAAAACAGGCTACCCCGTTATTGTACGTCCAGCCTATACGCTTGGCGGATTTGGAGGAGGAATTGCAGGTTCGAAACAAGAGCTCACAAACCTCGTCAAACAAGGTCTTTCGGCAAGTCCTATCAATCAGTGTCTGATTGAAAAAAGTATCGCAGGCTTTAAAGAGATCGAGTATGAAGTAATGCGGGATGAGAATGGCACATGCATAACAGTCTGCAATATGGAAAACGTTGATCCAGTGGGTGTCCATACTGGTGATTCTGTAGTTGTTGCACCAAGTCAGACGCTGACAGATGACGAGTACCAGTCATTAAGAAAAGCGTCTCTTACGATTATTAATGCACTGGAAATCGTTGGAGGCTGCAATATACAGTTTGCTCTTCATCCGCATACTTCTGAATATTACTTAATCGAAGTTAATCCGCGAGTGAGCCGTTCATCAGCACTTGCGTCCAAAGCTACTGGATATCCTATAGCAAAAATCGCGGCTAAGCTTGCACTGGGATACAACCTTCACGAGCTGAAGAATCCTGTTACAGGAACGACATTTGCAAGTTTCGAGCCGGCTCTGGATTATGTTGCAGTGAAAATGCCTCGCTGGCCATTTGATAAATTTACTGACGCCGACCGAAAGCTTGGCACACAGATGAAAGCAACAGGAGAAGTAATGGCTTTAGAACGAAACATGGCTTCAGCTTTCCAAAAGGCGATTCGTTCACTCGAGCTAAAAACAGAAGGCATGTTTTTAAAAGAACTTGCTGTTTTAGAAATAGAGGTGTTATTCAAACTCGCAGCTCATGCAGACGACCGCCGTTTCTTTGTCGTTCTTGAACTACTTAAAAGAGGTATTTCTGCTGAAAAAATTCATGAGGTAACCAAGATTACGCCTTATTTCTTATCGGTGTTCAGCCAAATGGTTCAGATGAATCAGATGATGCAGAAATTAAGCTTAGATACCATAGATGAATCACAGCTGAAGATGGCAAAAAAGTTTGGCTTTTCAGATCACGACCTTTCTAAAAAGTGGTCTGTTTCTGAAAAAGAGGTTAGAAGCAAACGGGAAGAGTGGAAGATCACACCTTCATACAAAATGGTTGATACGTGCGCTGCTGAATTTGAAGCAAAGACAACTTACTTTTATTCCAGCTGGAGCGGAGTAAGTGATAAGAAACCTGAACAAAAGAAAAAAGTCGCTGTTATCGGTTCAGGCCCCATACGAATAGGGCAAGGTGTTGAATTTGATTATTGCTGTGTGCACAGTGCGTTAGCTCTAAACAGATTGGGCTATGAAGCCATATTAATCAACAACAATCCAGAAACGGTAAGTACGGATTATGAAGTATCCGACTCATTATACTTCGAACCATTAACGTTTGAGGATATTTATAACGTTTTGCAGTTTGAAGGAATAACAGATGTTATTTTGCAGTTTGGCGGTCAAACTTCAATCAACTTAGCTGAAGAATTAGAGAATGCTGGATTCCATGTTCTAGGAACTCCAGCGGATACTGTCGATCAAATGGAAGATCGAGATCGTTTTTATCAATTTTTAGATGAAATTGATATTCCAAAATTAGATGGATTCACGGCTCACAATAAAGAAGAAACAAAAACCTTCGCTGAAAGATTAGGGTTTCCTATACTTGTCCGTCCTTCGTATGTAATTGGGGGAAGCGGGATGAAGGTGTTTTACTCGGCAAAAGAGCTTAATGACTTTTTACTGAATGAAGATGTTGTCTATCCCATCTTAATCGATACATTCCTTGAAGGAAAAGAAGCAGAAGTAGATGTGCTGACAGATGGAACGGACATTTTTATACCGGGAATTTTTGAACATATCGAAGGAACAGGCGTACATTCTGGCGACAGCTTAACCGTAACACCGCCGCAATCCCTTACCGAAAGTGTTCAAAACAGCTTAATAAGCTACTCAAGAAAAATTGCAATAAATATAAATTATAAAGGATTATTCAATATACAATTTGCAGTAAAAGGTGAAGAAGTTTATGTGATTGAAGTAAATCCAAGGGCTTCAAGGACAGCTCCAATCATGAGTAAAATTACAGATGTGAACTTAGTACAAAAAGCAACAGAACTGATGCTTGGAACACCTTTAAACCAATTAAAGCTTGAAGATGGGCATAATGGCCAACCGTTTATTACAGTAAAAGCACCTGTTTATTCAACGATTAAACTGTCAGGAGTTTCACCAGTGCTCTCTCCGGTCATGACCTCAACCGGTGAAGTGATCGGAACAGACAACGATTTTACGTCAGCACTGCTCAAAGCTTTGAAAGGATCGGGTCTTCAATTAAATCATTTTTGGGATTTTAAAGGGAGCATTTTTATAGAAGGTGATTCAGCTAAAAATGATTTGGAAGCCTGGGCTGACCTTGGATTTGAGATCGTTACGAAAGAGGATATGCCATTTTATGAATGGATAAAAACGGACAATAAAGCTGCTTATATAAATTTTACAGATGAAACAAACAGCTTTTCTGCAAAAAAAGCGGTGCTGGAGAGGCTGCATGTTTTTACTCGAAAAGAGACCGCACAAGCTTATTTGCAAGCAGCTGTTTTATTAAAGAACTCAAGAAAGGAAGTGTTGATCTGA
- a CDS encoding carbamoyl phosphate synthase small subunit → MKGSITLANGTSFAGDWLGDHQYCSGEVVFYTGMTGYEQVLTDPSYQGQIVVFSYPFIGNYGFKPESMESALIQVSGVIMAECYPFQLEGERLSLTEYLNHHHIPALTNVDTRALIQQIREKGSVPAVMHTSTIPSDSFQLQECWPQTALEKFGTGKTHIVLIDFGYKKSIADSLVAQGCTVTVVPYNYETDEIEKLNPDGFVFSNGAGDPMRFSKYFHRYKNIAVRYPVLGICLGHQILALAFGGETMKLKFGHRGANHPVMNMKTGKVSMSSQNHSYVVKKESLHSTGFNIWFENVNDKSVEGLWHSQYAILSVQFHPEAAPGPQEHAQIFQDFIQTVKHKEKVRSYA, encoded by the coding sequence ATGAAAGGCTCTATTACATTAGCAAATGGGACTTCATTTGCAGGAGACTGGCTCGGTGATCATCAATATTGTTCGGGTGAAGTTGTATTTTATACAGGAATGACTGGATATGAACAAGTGTTGACAGATCCATCTTACCAAGGACAAATCGTTGTATTTTCTTACCCTTTTATCGGTAACTATGGCTTCAAGCCGGAAAGTATGGAATCAGCTCTTATTCAAGTTTCAGGTGTCATTATGGCAGAGTGCTATCCTTTTCAGCTAGAAGGAGAACGACTCTCATTGACAGAGTATCTTAACCATCATCATATTCCTGCTTTAACAAATGTCGATACAAGAGCTCTTATTCAACAGATTCGTGAAAAAGGTTCAGTCCCTGCTGTTATGCATACAAGCACTATACCTTCCGATTCCTTTCAATTACAAGAATGCTGGCCGCAAACAGCACTAGAAAAATTCGGTACAGGTAAAACACACATTGTTCTTATTGATTTTGGCTATAAAAAATCGATTGCTGATTCTCTTGTAGCTCAAGGCTGTACAGTCACTGTTGTTCCATATAACTATGAGACTGATGAAATAGAAAAATTGAATCCAGATGGTTTCGTGTTCTCAAATGGTGCAGGCGACCCTATGAGATTTTCAAAGTATTTTCACCGTTATAAAAATATTGCGGTTCGCTACCCGGTGCTGGGAATCTGCCTTGGTCATCAAATACTGGCACTCGCATTTGGCGGGGAAACAATGAAACTGAAATTTGGTCATCGAGGAGCTAATCACCCTGTTATGAATATGAAAACAGGAAAAGTATCGATGAGTTCACAAAATCATAGTTATGTTGTGAAAAAAGAGAGTTTACATTCAACCGGATTTAACATTTGGTTTGAGAACGTGAACGATAAAAGTGTGGAAGGGCTCTGGCACAGCCAATACGCTATTTTAAGTGTTCAATTTCATCCTGAAGCAGCACCTGGACCGCAAGAACACGCGCAAATTTTTCAAGATTTCATCCAGACTGTAAAGCATAAAGAGAAGGTGAGAAGCTATGCCTAA
- a CDS encoding acetylornithine transaminase, which yields MSSLFPTYKRKEFQLQKGSGTYVYDENNKRYLDFTSGIAVTSLGHCHPEIVSAIKNQSEKIWHTSNLFKIEQQEVLAETLVKNTPLDLAFFCNSGAEANEAAIKLAKKFTGKNKIITFKDSFHGRTFGSMSATGQQKIKDGYGPLVSEFVHVPWGETEQLKKIADDDTAAIMMEVFQGEGGVRMAELSFFNEIQKICDENHILLIIDEVQTGIGRTGKRYAFEHFVLNPDIVTLAKGLGNGFPIGAMLGKDKLKTAFGPGSHGTTFGGSPLACAVSQSVLNIIFQDEFLQEVERKGNEFKGILADSLQSHPLVKEVRGKGLLIGIECERPAGSLIEWLEEHGLLTVPAGENVIRLLPPLTVSDEELETAAAIINQLFKQYHTVSN from the coding sequence ATGAGTTCTTTATTCCCAACGTATAAAAGAAAAGAGTTTCAGCTTCAAAAGGGAAGCGGGACATATGTGTATGATGAAAACAACAAACGCTATTTAGATTTTACAAGCGGAATTGCCGTAACGAGCCTTGGTCATTGTCATCCGGAAATCGTCTCGGCAATCAAGAATCAAAGTGAGAAAATATGGCATACATCTAATCTATTTAAAATCGAACAACAGGAAGTTCTTGCTGAAACACTTGTGAAAAACACACCATTAGATTTAGCCTTTTTTTGCAACAGCGGTGCTGAAGCCAATGAGGCGGCAATTAAACTTGCAAAAAAGTTTACTGGAAAAAATAAAATCATAACGTTTAAAGATTCTTTTCATGGGCGTACATTCGGCTCTATGTCCGCAACAGGTCAGCAAAAGATCAAAGATGGCTACGGCCCCCTTGTTTCTGAATTTGTGCACGTGCCATGGGGTGAAACAGAACAGCTAAAAAAAATCGCAGATGATGATACCGCTGCTATAATGATGGAAGTTTTTCAAGGTGAAGGCGGAGTACGTATGGCTGAGCTCTCATTTTTTAATGAAATTCAAAAGATCTGCGATGAGAATCATATCCTGCTAATTATAGATGAAGTGCAAACGGGGATCGGAAGAACAGGGAAAAGGTATGCATTTGAACATTTCGTTTTAAACCCAGACATCGTTACACTTGCAAAAGGGTTGGGAAATGGATTCCCGATTGGAGCTATGCTTGGTAAAGATAAATTGAAAACTGCTTTTGGACCAGGAAGCCATGGGACGACATTTGGTGGAAGCCCCTTAGCCTGTGCAGTGAGTCAGTCGGTTCTAAATATAATTTTCCAGGATGAATTTTTACAAGAAGTTGAACGTAAAGGAAATGAATTTAAGGGAATTCTTGCAGACTCGCTGCAATCACATCCACTCGTAAAAGAAGTCAGAGGCAAGGGTTTATTGATCGGGATAGAATGTGAGCGACCTGCGGGCAGTTTGATAGAGTGGCTTGAAGAGCATGGTCTATTAACCGTTCCGGCAGGAGAGAACGTAATTAGATTGCTCCCGCCATTAACCGTTTCTGATGAAGAATTAGAAACAGCTGCAGCGATTATAAATCAATTGTTTAAACAGTATCATACGGTATCCAATTAA
- the argB gene encoding acetylglutamate kinase, with the protein MSVLKIGGSTLENLQPAFFNSLRNKIRNGEKIVIVHGGGPEINKKLQEKGLPVQMEDGIRITSPDTLSCVKEALKDIANTKLVKRLNKEGIQAAGLCGSDNTLIQCEFLDEEKYGCVGKVKKVNTELLEKILESGKVPVIASLGVTENGDEVNINADTAAGETAAALSAVSVCFVTDISGIQVEGQKADRLTVTQLKQCINDGHIYGGMIPKVEAAMKCLNLNIDEVLITDQTLSGTCCYKEVLAI; encoded by the coding sequence TTGTCTGTATTAAAAATTGGAGGAAGCACATTAGAAAACTTACAGCCTGCCTTTTTTAACAGTCTGCGAAACAAGATTCGTAATGGTGAAAAAATAGTCATTGTTCATGGCGGGGGACCTGAAATTAATAAAAAGCTGCAAGAGAAGGGTTTGCCGGTTCAAATGGAGGACGGAATAAGAATCACATCACCAGATACGCTATCATGCGTAAAAGAAGCATTAAAGGATATAGCAAATACGAAGCTGGTAAAGAGATTAAACAAAGAAGGAATTCAAGCTGCCGGCTTATGCGGATCAGACAATACACTTATTCAGTGTGAGTTTTTAGACGAAGAGAAGTATGGATGTGTCGGCAAAGTTAAAAAAGTGAACACAGAGCTTTTAGAAAAAATATTAGAATCGGGGAAAGTTCCTGTTATTGCTTCTCTAGGTGTCACCGAAAACGGGGATGAAGTAAATATCAATGCAGACACCGCAGCTGGTGAAACAGCAGCAGCACTTTCAGCCGTATCAGTCTGCTTCGTTACAGATATATCAGGAATTCAAGTAGAAGGACAGAAGGCTGATCGGTTAACCGTTACTCAATTAAAGCAATGCATAAATGACGGGCACATTTACGGCGGGATGATACCGAAAGTGGAAGCAGCTATGAAATGTCTAAACCTGAATATCGATGAAGTGCTAATAACGGACCAAACATTATCAGGTACATGCTGCTATAAGGAGGTACTTGCGATATGA
- the argJ gene encoding bifunctional ornithine acetyltransferase/N-acetylglutamate synthase, whose translation MQATKPSIHKVTGINIATPKGFYASGLHCGVKHKKLDLGLIYSLVPANAAGVYTTNQVQAAPLKVTQESIKQEGKLQAVIVNSGNANACTGKKGQEDAKEMQLQTANKLGIPPHLVGVASTGVIGEHLPMDKITEGIQNLKLDSELKGSIDFSQAILTTDTVSKNTTYSFKINDKTITIAGTAKGSGMIHPNMATMLGFVTTDANIHQDDLHEALSYAVERTFNCITVDGDTSTNDMVLMLANGMAENEELNKNHPEWDLFLDALVLVCEDLGKLIAKDGEGASKLIEVNVRGARTEKEARIIAKTVVGSPLVKTAVFGCDANWGRILAAAGYSGVAFNPDQIKILIGDHEVVADGEPVVFSEEELRNYLKGQEIHITVILSEGFGNGRAWGCDLTYDYVQINASYRT comes from the coding sequence ATGCAGGCTACAAAACCATCCATACACAAGGTAACAGGTATAAACATTGCTACACCAAAAGGCTTTTACGCAAGCGGACTGCATTGCGGAGTAAAACATAAGAAGCTGGATTTAGGGCTGATATACAGCCTGGTACCAGCAAACGCTGCAGGAGTTTACACGACAAATCAAGTCCAGGCGGCTCCGCTAAAAGTGACACAGGAGAGCATTAAACAAGAGGGAAAGCTTCAGGCGGTTATCGTGAACTCTGGAAACGCCAATGCATGTACCGGTAAAAAAGGCCAGGAAGATGCAAAGGAAATGCAGCTGCAAACTGCGAATAAGCTTGGAATTCCTCCACACCTTGTTGGAGTTGCATCTACCGGAGTAATCGGTGAACACCTGCCGATGGATAAAATAACGGAAGGCATTCAAAATCTTAAGCTGGATTCCGAGTTGAAAGGTTCCATTGATTTTTCTCAAGCCATTCTAACTACAGATACGGTATCAAAAAATACGACTTACTCTTTTAAGATCAATGATAAAACGATTACGATCGCAGGTACTGCAAAAGGTTCAGGGATGATTCACCCCAACATGGCAACGATGCTTGGATTTGTTACAACAGACGCTAATATTCATCAGGATGATCTTCACGAAGCGCTGTCCTATGCTGTAGAACGAACATTTAACTGCATTACTGTAGATGGTGATACTTCAACGAATGATATGGTCCTTATGCTTGCTAATGGTATGGCCGAGAATGAGGAGCTGAACAAAAATCACCCGGAATGGGATTTATTCTTGGATGCTCTTGTCCTTGTTTGTGAAGATTTAGGCAAACTTATAGCTAAAGACGGTGAAGGGGCGAGCAAACTTATTGAAGTAAACGTAAGAGGAGCGAGAACAGAGAAGGAAGCTAGAATCATAGCCAAAACGGTTGTAGGATCACCTCTTGTTAAAACGGCTGTCTTTGGATGTGACGCGAACTGGGGGAGGATCCTTGCAGCTGCAGGATATAGCGGAGTGGCTTTTAACCCAGACCAAATTAAAATACTGATTGGCGATCATGAAGTAGTGGCAGATGGAGAGCCTGTTGTCTTCTCAGAAGAAGAACTTCGAAACTACTTAAAAGGCCAGGAAATTCATATCACCGTCATCTTATCAGAAGGCTTCGGAAACGGAAGAGCCTGGGGATGCGACCTAACCTATGATTACGTGCAAATTAATGCCAGTTACCGAACGTAA
- the argC gene encoding N-acetyl-gamma-glutamyl-phosphate reductase, translated as MRAGIIGVTGYGGLELFRLLTAHPEIKEVFLYSSSKQGQLLSDEAPHLLGINENKLRSFEQLETDELDVLFCSAPSGVSSELLPPLLDRKMRVIDLAGDFRLKEADTYRKWYGKKPPNTSFVNKAVYGLSEWNKKEIKEAALIANPGCYPTAALLGILPLVKTKLINPKTLIIDAKSGLSGAGASPQKASHFTKANDSLSVYKMNKHQHIPEIEQTLKTLADTEVNITFTTHLVPMTRGIMATMYAELADDIQSHTVSEIFNESYKSKPFVRVFKENTDLFTKQVYGSNYCDLTFAIDERTNRITVVSVIDNLIKGAAGQAVQNMNIMVGLNESEGLQQSPLFP; from the coding sequence TTGAGAGCTGGAATTATTGGAGTAACCGGATATGGTGGATTAGAATTGTTCCGGCTGTTAACCGCACATCCAGAAATCAAAGAGGTATTTCTCTATTCATCCTCAAAACAAGGTCAATTACTTTCTGATGAAGCACCTCACTTGCTTGGGATTAACGAAAATAAACTTCGCTCGTTTGAGCAGTTAGAGACGGATGAACTCGATGTTCTGTTTTGTTCAGCTCCAAGCGGGGTATCATCAGAACTTCTTCCTCCGCTCCTTGACCGGAAGATGCGCGTGATAGATTTGGCAGGAGATTTTCGATTAAAAGAGGCAGATACATATCGAAAATGGTATGGAAAGAAGCCTCCGAACACTTCTTTTGTAAATAAAGCGGTATACGGCTTATCGGAATGGAACAAGAAGGAAATAAAAGAAGCGGCTTTAATCGCAAATCCGGGTTGTTACCCTACAGCAGCGCTGCTCGGAATATTACCTTTAGTAAAAACAAAACTGATAAACCCGAAAACACTGATCATTGATGCGAAAAGCGGACTATCAGGTGCTGGGGCTTCGCCTCAAAAAGCATCTCATTTTACGAAAGCAAATGATAGTCTGAGTGTTTATAAGATGAACAAACATCAGCATATACCAGAGATAGAACAAACGTTGAAAACCCTTGCTGATACAGAAGTTAACATTACCTTTACGACTCATCTTGTACCGATGACTAGAGGGATAATGGCTACTATGTATGCAGAGCTGGCGGACGATATCCAATCTCATACTGTCAGTGAGATTTTCAATGAATCCTATAAATCAAAACCTTTTGTCCGTGTTTTTAAGGAAAATACAGATCTTTTTACAAAACAGGTGTACGGTTCAAACTATTGTGATTTAACATTTGCGATTGATGAACGGACAAATCGAATCACTGTTGTATCTGTAATTGACAATCTAATCAAAGGTGCTGCCGGGCAAGCAGTACAAAATATGAATATCATGGTCGGCTTAAACGAATCAGAGGGACTGCAACAATCACCATTGTTCCCATAA
- a CDS encoding SDR family oxidoreductase encodes MTIRPLEGKTAVVTGASRLNGIGAAICLQLAEKGANIFFTTWGTYDKQMHEGDYQSDADILVGKLQNFGVQAVYKEIDLAESNQIPNLFNLIEQKLGSPSILVNNACFSQNHTWEETTSEMLDKHYAINLRATALLSVEFAKRFKGSKGSIIHLTSGQSKGPMTGEMAYAATKGAIDALTVTMAAELGHKGITVNAVNPGPTDTGWMTEVLKEVLLPKFPLGRIGKPEDAARLIAFLASPEAEWITGQIIHSEGGFLRQ; translated from the coding sequence ATGACCATTCGTCCTCTGGAAGGAAAAACAGCGGTTGTAACTGGAGCAAGCCGATTGAACGGAATCGGCGCTGCAATCTGTTTACAGCTCGCTGAAAAAGGTGCAAATATTTTTTTCACTACATGGGGCACATATGACAAACAGATGCATGAAGGCGATTATCAAAGTGATGCAGATATTTTGGTTGGAAAGCTTCAAAATTTTGGAGTTCAAGCTGTATATAAAGAGATTGATCTAGCAGAATCGAACCAGATTCCTAATCTCTTTAATCTGATCGAACAAAAACTTGGCTCGCCAAGTATTCTTGTTAATAATGCATGTTTTTCACAAAACCACACTTGGGAAGAAACAACAAGCGAGATGCTGGACAAGCATTACGCCATAAATCTTCGCGCGACTGCTCTTTTAAGTGTGGAATTCGCAAAACGTTTTAAAGGATCAAAGGGAAGCATCATTCATCTGACTTCTGGCCAGTCAAAAGGTCCGATGACAGGTGAAATGGCTTATGCCGCTACAAAAGGTGCGATTGACGCTTTAACGGTAACGATGGCTGCGGAACTAGGTCATAAAGGGATTACAGTTAATGCTGTAAATCCTGGACCGACCGATACCGGATGGATGACAGAAGTTCTTAAAGAAGTATTATTGCCGAAGTTTCCTTTAGGAAGAATCGGCAAACCTGAAGATGCAGCAAGGTTGATCGCGTTTTTAGCTTCACCAGAAGCCGAGTGGATTACAGGACAAATCATCCATTCTGAAGGCGGATTTTTAAGACAATAA